One Corvus moneduloides isolate bCorMon1 chromosome 24, bCorMon1.pri, whole genome shotgun sequence DNA segment encodes these proteins:
- the BCL2L14 gene encoding apoptosis facilitator Bcl-2-like protein 14, producing MGEVPIRPDPTAQWPGEGKNQTENVVFLHSNTRAPAAEMPRWDVGMQPSGKILSLDRREAKKVLEIYVKRSLSCHENSLVGKKTLQEKDRGQGRKLDGLQRSESDFCTYSCAKPSPRKEQEERLKAPDLEEALDDDSKAPQEVPKEGLKPERKSTKNSSQGKTQHSGSKPAWLKTFLNLFFKKSPEDQKENAGKKAKEKDVKAPQGSKPEGARKHRVDSSTSPTSGRALKKKPSLKKVFSLKKHGEEERGEPGSGARSKHPSCLPLRHVLTPAQPEAERPDGYYTQVSEEIGLIVQGGESRGGTAGGCGEPPQPPGTDGVDEAIRKIVALLRSVGDELDREVREDARLQLFFRDMSYSSFKNLADAYVQRELTASRPNINPQEIQFAYTVHLTATVAGICSQAVNRIMGFGTRYLEDSFVPYGKMIQKREKLRTDHCDSPD from the exons ATGGGGGAGGTTCCCATCAGGCCTGACCCGACTGCGCAGTGGCCTGGGGAAGGCAAAAACCAGactgaaaatgttgtttttctccacagcaacaCGCGGGCTCCGGCGGCGGAGATGCCTCGGTGGGATGTGGGGATGCAGCCGTCGGGCAAGATCCTCTCGCTGGACAGGCGAGAGGCCAAGAAGGTGCTGGAGATTTACGTCAAGCGCTCGCTGAGCTGCCATGAAAACTCACTGGTgggcaaaaaaacccttcaggaGAAAGACAGAGGGCAAGGAAGGAAACTGGATGGGCTACAGCGGTCAGAAAGTGATTTCTGCACGTACTCATGtgccaaacccagccccaggaaggagcaggaggagagactCAAAGCACCAGACCTGGAAGAGGCTTTGGATGATGACAGCAAAGCTCCCCAGGAGGTGCCTAAAGAGGGGCTGAAGCCCGagaggaaaagcacaaaaaactCTTCCCAGGGCAAAACACAACATTCGGGTTCAAAACCAGCCTGGCTGAAAACTTTCTTAAATCTCTTCTTCAAGAAGAGCCCTGAGGaccagaaggaaaatgcagggaaaaaagcaaaggagaaagatgTCAAAGCTCCTCAGGGCTCCAAACCAGAAGGAGCCAGAAAACACAGAGTAGACTCAAGCACATCCCCAACGTCGGGCAGGGCCCTGAAGAAGAAACCCAGTCTCAAGAAGGTTTTCTCCCTGAAGAAGCATGGGGAGGAGGAGCGGGGAGAGCCCGGATCTGGGGCGAGGAGCAAGCACCCCAGCTGCCTTCCCCTGCGGCACGTCCtgaccccagcccagccag AGGCGGAGAGGCCCGATGGGTACTACACACAAGTGTCCGAGGAGATTGGGCTGATTGTGCAGGGCGGCGAGAGCCGggggggcacagctggaggatGTGGGGAGCCACCACAGCCCCCCGGCACCGACGGCGTCG ATGAAGCCATCAGGAAAATTGTTGCCCTGCTCCGGAGTGTAGGAGATGAGCTGGACAGAGAG GTGCGGGAGGACGCGCGGCTGCAGCTGTTCTTCAGGGACATGTCCTACAGCTCCTTCAAGAACCTGGCCGACGCCTACGTGCAGAGGGAGCTGACGGCCAGCAGGCCCAACATCAACCCCCAGGAGATCCAGTTTGCCTACACGGTCCATCTCACCGCCACGGTGGCCGGGATCTGCAGCCAGGCAGTGAACAGGATCATGGGCTTCGGCACCCGCTACCTGGAGGATTCCTTTGTGCCCTATGGCAAAATGATCCAG aagagagaaaagctcAGGACAGACCACTGTGACAGCCCAGactga
- the ETV7 gene encoding transcription factor ETV7 isoform X2, whose amino-acid sequence MNPDTGAAPGVSRDPSVLQPRARPRGRAQPPRLRRFPGAVPGGAGSPGRSGPSRGVTAPGGAGGERPGPGRCPRRSPAPGAPARFDFGSRKDRAAAAAGTEPERSGHRGSAGLRSHRGGERPPTATGHAGIQPSLWSKDDVIHWLQWAEKEYSLRPTDESKFEMNGKALCILTKDDFRHRAPSSGTDRSAEAAPVVSSWLGCAEQPPFHSHTQPLNLSHHSSESSCSPGAICSFPATLSAPVDGKIADCRLLWEYVYQLLSDRRYEPYIRWEDKDAKVFRVVNPNGLAQLWGNHKNRMNMTYEKMSRALRHYYKLNIIKKEPGQKLLFRFLKTPGEVVHEKSSKLEQLENEDHEDSKEDPLEVSP is encoded by the exons ATGAACCCCGATACTGGAGCTGCTCCCGGCGTGTCCCGGGATCCGTCCGTCCTCCAGCCGCGTGCCCGCCCCCGGGGCCGCGCTCAGCCCCCAAGGCTGAGGAGGTTTCCCGGTGCTGTCCCGGGCGGAGCGGGATCTCCCGGGCGGAGCGGGCCGAGCCGCGGGGTGACGGccccgggaggggcggggggagaACGACCCGGCCCCGGGCGCTGCCCCCGGCGCTCTCCGGCTCCCGGGGCTCCGGCTCGTTTCGATTTCGGTTCTCGCAAGGATCGCGCCGCAGCGGCCGCGGGGACGGAACCTGAGCGCTCCGGACACcgcggcagcgccgggctcCGCTCGCaccggggcggggagcggccgccCACGGCCACCGGCCATGCAG GAATCCAGCCCTCACTGTGGAGCAAGGACGACGTGATCCACTGGCTGCAATGGGCTGAGAAGGAATATTCCCTGCGGCCCACTGACGAGAGCAAGTTCGAAATGAACGGCAAAGCCTTGTGCATCCTCACCAAGGATGACTTCAGACACCGAGCTCCGAGCTCAG gtACAGACCGTAGTGCAGAGGCTGCCCCAGTTGTTTCCTCAtggctgggctgtgcagagcagcccccGTTCCACAGCCACACGCAGCCGCTGAACCTCTCCCACCACAGCTCAGAGAGTAGCTGCAGTCCAGGTGCCATCTGCTCTTTTCCTGCAACTCTGTCGGCCCCAGTGGATGGGAAAATTGCAG actgcaggctgctgtgggaatACGTGTACCAGCTCCTGTCCGACCGCCGCTACGAGCCCTACATCAGGTGGGAGGACAAGGACGCCAAGGTCTTCCGGGTCGTCAACCCAAACGGGcttgcccagctctggggcaaCCACAAG AACCGGATGAACATGACCTATGAGAAGATGTCACGAGCGCTCAGACACTACTACAAACTCAACATCATCAAAAAGGAGCCAGGGCAGAAGCTGTTGTTCAG GTTTTTGAAGACTCCTGGGGAGGTTGTCCATGAGAAATCCAGCaaactggagcagctggagaatgAGGACCATGAAGATTCAAAGGAAGACCCACTGGAGGTTTCACCATAA
- the ETV7 gene encoding transcription factor ETV7 isoform X1 yields MNPDTGAAPGVSRDPSVLQPRARPRGRAQPPRLRRFPGAVPGGAGSPGRSGPSRGVTAPGGAGGERPGPGRCPRRSPAPGAPARFDFGSRKDRAAAAAGTEPERSGHRGSAGLRSHRGGERPPTATGHAGIQPSLWSKDDVIHWLQWAEKEYSLRPTDESKFEMNGKALCILTKDDFRHRAPSSGDVLYEILQFIKTQRRALVCSPLLNSPFRKAGSTEEGTDRSAEAAPVVSSWLGCAEQPPFHSHTQPLNLSHHSSESSCSPGAICSFPATLSAPVDGKIADCRLLWEYVYQLLSDRRYEPYIRWEDKDAKVFRVVNPNGLAQLWGNHKNRMNMTYEKMSRALRHYYKLNIIKKEPGQKLLFRFLKTPGEVVHEKSSKLEQLENEDHEDSKEDPLEVSP; encoded by the exons ATGAACCCCGATACTGGAGCTGCTCCCGGCGTGTCCCGGGATCCGTCCGTCCTCCAGCCGCGTGCCCGCCCCCGGGGCCGCGCTCAGCCCCCAAGGCTGAGGAGGTTTCCCGGTGCTGTCCCGGGCGGAGCGGGATCTCCCGGGCGGAGCGGGCCGAGCCGCGGGGTGACGGccccgggaggggcggggggagaACGACCCGGCCCCGGGCGCTGCCCCCGGCGCTCTCCGGCTCCCGGGGCTCCGGCTCGTTTCGATTTCGGTTCTCGCAAGGATCGCGCCGCAGCGGCCGCGGGGACGGAACCTGAGCGCTCCGGACACcgcggcagcgccgggctcCGCTCGCaccggggcggggagcggccgccCACGGCCACCGGCCATGCAG GAATCCAGCCCTCACTGTGGAGCAAGGACGACGTGATCCACTGGCTGCAATGGGCTGAGAAGGAATATTCCCTGCGGCCCACTGACGAGAGCAAGTTCGAAATGAACGGCAAAGCCTTGTGCATCCTCACCAAGGATGACTTCAGACACCGAGCTCCGAGCTCAG gggaTGTGCTTTATGAAATACTCCAGTTCATTAAGACTCAGAGAAGAGCTCTGGTGTGCAGCCCCTTGCTGAACTCACCCTTCAGGAAAGCTGGGAGCACGGAGGAAG gtACAGACCGTAGTGCAGAGGCTGCCCCAGTTGTTTCCTCAtggctgggctgtgcagagcagcccccGTTCCACAGCCACACGCAGCCGCTGAACCTCTCCCACCACAGCTCAGAGAGTAGCTGCAGTCCAGGTGCCATCTGCTCTTTTCCTGCAACTCTGTCGGCCCCAGTGGATGGGAAAATTGCAG actgcaggctgctgtgggaatACGTGTACCAGCTCCTGTCCGACCGCCGCTACGAGCCCTACATCAGGTGGGAGGACAAGGACGCCAAGGTCTTCCGGGTCGTCAACCCAAACGGGcttgcccagctctggggcaaCCACAAG AACCGGATGAACATGACCTATGAGAAGATGTCACGAGCGCTCAGACACTACTACAAACTCAACATCATCAAAAAGGAGCCAGGGCAGAAGCTGTTGTTCAG GTTTTTGAAGACTCCTGGGGAGGTTGTCCATGAGAAATCCAGCaaactggagcagctggagaatgAGGACCATGAAGATTCAAAGGAAGACCCACTGGAGGTTTCACCATAA
- the ETV7 gene encoding transcription factor ETV7 isoform X3 → MQGKVAISSSSPVVAVSLPPPSQARPSPVSTGEIFKLPGRLRIQPSLWSKDDVIHWLQWAEKEYSLRPTDESKFEMNGKALCILTKDDFRHRAPSSGDVLYEILQFIKTQRRALVCSPLLNSPFRKAGSTEEGTDRSAEAAPVVSSWLGCAEQPPFHSHTQPLNLSHHSSESSCSPGAICSFPATLSAPVDGKIADCRLLWEYVYQLLSDRRYEPYIRWEDKDAKVFRVVNPNGLAQLWGNHKNRMNMTYEKMSRALRHYYKLNIIKKEPGQKLLFRFLKTPGEVVHEKSSKLEQLENEDHEDSKEDPLEVSP, encoded by the exons ATGCAG GGCAAAGTGGCCATCAGCTCTTCCAGCCCCGTGGTGGCAGTGTCCTTACCACCCCCATCCCAGGCCAGACCCTCACCCGTCAGCACTGGGGAGATCTTCAAGCTTCCAGGGAGGCTGA GAATCCAGCCCTCACTGTGGAGCAAGGACGACGTGATCCACTGGCTGCAATGGGCTGAGAAGGAATATTCCCTGCGGCCCACTGACGAGAGCAAGTTCGAAATGAACGGCAAAGCCTTGTGCATCCTCACCAAGGATGACTTCAGACACCGAGCTCCGAGCTCAG gggaTGTGCTTTATGAAATACTCCAGTTCATTAAGACTCAGAGAAGAGCTCTGGTGTGCAGCCCCTTGCTGAACTCACCCTTCAGGAAAGCTGGGAGCACGGAGGAAG gtACAGACCGTAGTGCAGAGGCTGCCCCAGTTGTTTCCTCAtggctgggctgtgcagagcagcccccGTTCCACAGCCACACGCAGCCGCTGAACCTCTCCCACCACAGCTCAGAGAGTAGCTGCAGTCCAGGTGCCATCTGCTCTTTTCCTGCAACTCTGTCGGCCCCAGTGGATGGGAAAATTGCAG actgcaggctgctgtgggaatACGTGTACCAGCTCCTGTCCGACCGCCGCTACGAGCCCTACATCAGGTGGGAGGACAAGGACGCCAAGGTCTTCCGGGTCGTCAACCCAAACGGGcttgcccagctctggggcaaCCACAAG AACCGGATGAACATGACCTATGAGAAGATGTCACGAGCGCTCAGACACTACTACAAACTCAACATCATCAAAAAGGAGCCAGGGCAGAAGCTGTTGTTCAG GTTTTTGAAGACTCCTGGGGAGGTTGTCCATGAGAAATCCAGCaaactggagcagctggagaatgAGGACCATGAAGATTCAAAGGAAGACCCACTGGAGGTTTCACCATAA